The window AGCTATATAAACAGGTGCTTCAAAACCGGGAGTCAAACGTTTGAATGAATTTACAGTTGGATTAGTAATTGCAACAAAATTTTGTGCGTGGTCCAAAAGACCACCAAGGAAATGGTAGGCTGCTTTAGATAAACCAAGTTCATCAGTCGGATCATCAAAGGCATTCTTCCCATCCTTTGAAAGGCTCATATTTGTGTGCATACCGTTTCCATTAATTCCAGCAATCGGTTTTGGCATAAAGGTTGCGTAATAACCATATTTGCGAGCAACAGTCTTGACGATAAGCTTGAATAACTGAATATGATCAGCTGCAGTCACGGCGTCGGCATAACGAAAGTCAACTTCATGTTGGCCAGGAGCAACCTCGTGATGAGCTGCTTCAACTTCAAATCCCATCTTTTCGAGTGTCAAAACAATTTCACGACGGACGTGTTCGCCCAAATCAAGTGGGGCCAAATCAAAATAACCTCCATTATCATTAAGCTTCATCGTTGGTTTACCATCTTCTCCAAGTTTGAACAAGAAGAATTCCGGTTCCGTACCAACATTGAAATCGGAAAAACCATCTTTTTTCATTTCTCCAAGAACACGAATCAAATTATTTCTTGGATCTCCTTCGAACGGCATGCGACTGCTGGTATAAACATTAGCAACGATCATTGCAACCTTGCCATCATGTTCGCCGGTCATTGAATCAGGTAAAATCCTAAAAGTATCCAAATCGGGATACAAATACATATCGGACTCTTCAATTCTTACAAAGCCATCGATTGACGATCCGTCAAACAATAGATTGTTATCAAGGACCGTGTCAAGTTCGCTAACAGGTATTTCAACATTTTTTATCATGCCAAATACGTCGGTGAACATTACACGCAAAAAATCAACGCCTTCATCTTTAACTGATTTCTTAATTGCTTCTTTGGTTAATTTTATCATTAATGTTTTTCCAACCTTCCGATTTTCAAAAATTCATTTTCAAGTGAATGAACAAAATCCGTTTTTTCGTTCCGTCGATTGTTAACGCGATGAGTCTCGTAAAGATTATGAATATCTTTTAAACTGTCGCCAGATTCCATCATCATCCTAATTTCAATTAATCGCTCGACATCATTCAAAGAAAAGCGTCTTTGACCACCCTTACCCCGTTTCGT of the Oenococcus sp. UCMA 16435 genome contains:
- the glnA gene encoding type I glutamate--ammonia ligase — protein: MIKLTKEAIKKSVKDEGVDFLRVMFTDVFGMIKNVEIPVSELDTVLDNNLLFDGSSIDGFVRIEESDMYLYPDLDTFRILPDSMTGEHDGKVAMIVANVYTSSRMPFEGDPRNNLIRVLGEMKKDGFSDFNVGTEPEFFLFKLGEDGKPTMKLNDNGGYFDLAPLDLGEHVRREIVLTLEKMGFEVEAAHHEVAPGQHEVDFRYADAVTAADHIQLFKLIVKTVARKYGYYATFMPKPIAGINGNGMHTNMSLSKDGKNAFDDPTDELGLSKAAYHFLGGLLDHAQNFVAITNPTVNSFKRLTPGFEAPVYIAWSASNRSPMVRIPASRGASTRLELRMVDPTANPYLAFAVVLNSGLDGIEKETTPEHSVDRNIFLMDANERKKAGIKDLPDTLLAAVENLSKDEVVINAISKRIADTFVEAKKLEYQSYRASVSKWEIKQYLQTF
- a CDS encoding MerR family transcriptional regulator: MIDERLKKDLAILPISTVRALTNLSDRQIRYYESQDLLTTKRGKGGQRRFSLNDVERLIEIRMMMESGDSLKDIHNLYETHRVNNRRNEKTDFVHSLENEFLKIGRLEKH